From the genome of Nakamurella flavida, one region includes:
- a CDS encoding MFS transporter, with the protein MFFINYLDRTAISFAGPNGMNTDLGLTAAQFGFASGVFFIGYIFLEVPSNMALHRFGARRWLARIMVSWGIVAALFAWVQNVEQLYILRFVLGVAEAGFFPGAILFLSLWVPAAHRSKILALFYLAQPLTTVIGAPLAGALLGVDGVFGLEGWRFMFLVVAIPAIIVGVIAWFYLPDRPGDAKWLNRDEQQWLTVALEKEASTKTSGAKHGGGLKAAFTNGRVWTLCFIYFGFIYGLYALAFFLPTIISGFEAQFGTKFGFLERGLITAIPYLPAAVFLYFWSRDAQRRGVRTWHIAAPAVVGGVSIPVALYMGSPAATVAVITVTACAIFGALPNFWTVPTRFLTGAAAAAGIALINSFGNIAGFAAGYVTGWLKDASGSYNLPMFVVGGLLLVSAGLMVALSRRAPAPTADTADQLPQVH; encoded by the coding sequence ATGTTCTTCATCAACTATCTCGACCGGACCGCGATCTCCTTCGCCGGCCCGAACGGGATGAACACCGATCTGGGGCTGACCGCCGCGCAGTTCGGCTTCGCCTCCGGCGTCTTCTTCATCGGGTACATCTTCCTCGAGGTCCCCAGCAACATGGCCCTGCACCGCTTCGGTGCCCGCCGCTGGTTGGCCCGCATCATGGTCAGCTGGGGCATCGTGGCAGCGCTCTTCGCCTGGGTGCAGAACGTCGAGCAGCTCTACATCCTGCGGTTCGTGCTGGGTGTGGCCGAGGCCGGCTTCTTCCCCGGCGCCATCCTGTTCCTGAGCCTGTGGGTGCCCGCCGCGCACCGCAGCAAGATCCTCGCGCTGTTCTACCTGGCCCAGCCGCTGACCACGGTGATCGGTGCCCCGCTGGCCGGCGCCCTGCTCGGCGTGGACGGCGTGTTCGGCCTCGAGGGTTGGCGCTTCATGTTCCTGGTCGTCGCGATCCCGGCGATCATCGTCGGCGTCATCGCGTGGTTCTACCTGCCCGACCGGCCGGGCGACGCGAAGTGGCTCAACCGTGACGAGCAGCAGTGGCTGACCGTCGCGCTCGAGAAGGAGGCCAGCACCAAGACCAGCGGCGCCAAGCACGGCGGCGGTCTGAAGGCGGCCTTCACCAACGGTCGCGTGTGGACCCTGTGCTTCATCTACTTCGGGTTCATCTACGGCCTGTACGCCCTGGCCTTCTTCCTGCCCACCATCATCAGTGGGTTCGAGGCGCAGTTCGGGACGAAGTTCGGGTTCCTGGAGCGCGGCCTGATCACCGCCATCCCGTACCTCCCGGCCGCGGTGTTCCTCTACTTCTGGTCGCGGGACGCGCAGCGCCGCGGTGTGCGCACCTGGCACATCGCCGCCCCCGCCGTCGTCGGCGGCGTCAGCATCCCCGTCGCCCTGTACATGGGTTCGCCGGCGGCCACGGTCGCCGTCATCACCGTCACCGCGTGCGCCATCTTCGGTGCGCTGCCGAACTTCTGGACCGTACCGACCCGTTTCCTCACCGGTGCGGCCGCCGCGGCCGGCATCGCCCTGATCAACTCGTTCGGCAACATCGCCGGCTTCGCGGCCGGGTACGTGACCGGCTGGCTCAAGGACGCCTCGGGTTCCTACAACCTGCCCATGTTCGTGGTCGGCGGGCTGCTGCTGGTCTCCGCGGGGTTGATGGTCGCGTTGTCCCGGCGGGCACCGGCCCCCACGGCCGACACGGCCGACCAGCTGCCCCAGGTGCACTGA
- a CDS encoding DUF917 domain-containing protein, whose amino-acid sequence MTWSIGPDAIDDLARGAAVLGTGGGGDPYIGALLARRAIAEHGEVTAVGLDELPDDALVITVAMMGAPTVMVEKLPTLESIIDPVRAIGAYLGRPVTHLACAEIGGVNSTIPIAAAAVLGLPLLDADGMGRAFPELQMVLPTLSGISASPLGFADEKGNVGVLQTIDNSWVERIARVAAVEMGCSVMICGFAMSGAQARESLVRDSLRRCIGLGSGIARARTDKLDPVTRVVELLGGRELFTGKVVDVQRATTAGFARGTATLQAVGAGDDRDLTLAFQNEHLIASLGDGVSGDEVLVTTPDLIVVLEHDTGEPITTEGLRYGQRVRVVAAPSDPRWHSPAALAMVGPGYFGYDVPARRFDGTTAEGVSVTGVPAVTA is encoded by the coding sequence ATGACCTGGTCGATCGGACCCGACGCCATCGACGACCTGGCCCGCGGTGCGGCCGTGCTGGGCACCGGAGGGGGCGGGGATCCGTACATCGGCGCCCTGCTGGCCCGCCGGGCCATCGCCGAGCACGGCGAGGTCACCGCCGTCGGCCTCGACGAACTGCCGGACGACGCGCTGGTGATCACCGTAGCCATGATGGGCGCGCCCACGGTGATGGTCGAGAAGCTGCCCACCCTGGAATCGATCATCGACCCGGTCCGGGCGATCGGTGCCTACCTGGGGCGGCCGGTCACCCACCTGGCCTGCGCGGAGATCGGCGGGGTCAACTCGACCATCCCGATCGCCGCCGCGGCGGTGCTGGGCCTTCCGCTGCTGGACGCCGACGGGATGGGGCGCGCCTTCCCCGAGCTGCAGATGGTGCTGCCCACCCTGTCCGGGATCAGCGCCTCCCCGCTCGGCTTCGCCGACGAGAAGGGCAATGTCGGGGTGCTGCAGACGATCGACAACTCCTGGGTCGAACGCATCGCCCGCGTCGCCGCCGTCGAGATGGGCTGCTCGGTGATGATCTGCGGTTTCGCGATGAGCGGCGCCCAGGCCCGGGAATCGCTCGTACGGGACTCCCTGCGCCGCTGCATCGGTCTGGGGTCCGGGATCGCCCGCGCCCGGACCGACAAGCTCGACCCGGTCACCCGGGTGGTCGAGCTGCTCGGCGGTCGGGAGCTGTTCACCGGCAAGGTGGTCGACGTGCAGCGGGCCACCACCGCCGGTTTCGCCCGCGGCACGGCCACGCTGCAGGCGGTCGGGGCCGGCGACGACCGGGATCTCACCCTGGCCTTCCAGAACGAGCACCTCATCGCCTCCCTCGGCGACGGCGTGTCCGGTGACGAGGTCCTCGTCACCACACCGGATCTCATCGTCGTGCTCGAGCACGACACCGGTGAGCCGATCACCACCGAGGGCCTGCGGTACGGCCAGCGGGTCCGCGTCGTCGCCGCGCCCAGCGATCCTCGGTGGCACTCGCCGGCGGCCCTGGCGATGGTCGGACCGGGCTACTTCGGGTACGACGTGCCGGCCCGCCGCTTCGACGGCACCACCGCCGAAGGCGTGTCGGTCACCGGCGTCCCCGCGGTCACAGCATGA
- a CDS encoding hydantoinase/oxoprolinase N-terminal domain-containing protein: protein MHIGIDVGGTNTDAVLMEGATTLAGVKHSTTPDVTTGIVQAIEALRAQHAFTGPEIRAVMIGTTHFINALVQAKRLAPTAALRLGLPATRSLPPMIDWPQPLVEALSARTYLAHGGYEFDGRPISPLDPEELRTHARDMLAHGIRSVAISSVFSPVNHDLEVRAAEIVRAVFAEGGPDGPTDVAVSLSHEIGRIGLLERENATIINAALSELAGEIVDGLTAAARAQGITAPIYLSQNDGTLMDEGFVRSYPVATFASGPTNSMRGAAVTSGLTTCAVVDVGGTTADVGLLVGGFPRETAGEVKVAGVRTNFRMPDVLSIGIGGGSLVDLDTGEVGPESVGYRLTTEALVFGGSTLTATDIAVAAGRADIGDATKVAHLDPVFVQKVLARIAERVAEAVDRMRTSPDPIPVVAVGGGSILLPDELPIFGRVHRPENYSVANAIGASIAQVGGEIDKIIAIEPSRRQETIAAVKQEAVEKAVAAGARAETVDIVDFDEVPIPYLPGNATRIRVKAVGDLEMDAR, encoded by the coding sequence ATGCACATCGGCATCGATGTCGGCGGCACCAACACCGACGCCGTCCTCATGGAGGGCGCCACCACGCTGGCCGGGGTCAAGCACTCCACGACCCCGGACGTCACCACCGGCATCGTGCAGGCCATCGAGGCGCTGCGGGCCCAGCACGCCTTCACCGGCCCGGAGATCCGGGCGGTGATGATCGGCACCACGCACTTCATCAACGCCCTGGTGCAGGCCAAGCGGCTCGCCCCCACCGCCGCCCTGCGGTTGGGGCTGCCGGCCACCCGGTCGCTGCCGCCGATGATCGACTGGCCGCAGCCCCTGGTGGAGGCGCTGTCGGCGCGGACGTACCTGGCCCACGGTGGGTACGAGTTCGACGGTCGGCCGATCTCCCCCCTGGACCCCGAGGAGCTGCGGACGCACGCCCGCGACATGCTCGCCCACGGGATCCGGTCGGTCGCCATCTCCAGCGTCTTCAGCCCGGTCAACCACGACCTGGAGGTGCGCGCAGCGGAGATCGTCCGCGCCGTGTTCGCCGAGGGCGGGCCGGACGGACCGACCGACGTGGCCGTCTCGCTCAGCCACGAGATCGGCCGCATCGGCCTGCTCGAGCGGGAGAACGCCACGATCATCAACGCCGCGCTCAGCGAGCTGGCCGGGGAGATCGTCGACGGGTTGACCGCGGCCGCCCGCGCCCAGGGCATCACCGCGCCGATCTACCTCAGCCAGAACGACGGCACGCTGATGGACGAGGGCTTCGTCCGCAGCTACCCGGTGGCCACCTTCGCCTCCGGCCCCACGAACTCCATGCGCGGGGCGGCGGTCACCAGCGGGCTGACCACCTGCGCGGTGGTCGACGTCGGCGGCACCACCGCGGATGTCGGGCTGCTGGTCGGCGGCTTCCCACGGGAGACGGCCGGCGAGGTCAAGGTGGCCGGGGTGCGGACGAACTTCCGCATGCCCGACGTGCTGTCCATCGGCATCGGCGGCGGCAGCCTGGTCGACCTGGACACCGGCGAGGTCGGCCCGGAATCCGTCGGCTACCGGTTGACCACCGAGGCCCTGGTCTTCGGCGGCTCCACGCTGACCGCCACCGACATCGCGGTGGCCGCCGGCCGGGCCGACATCGGCGACGCGACGAAGGTCGCGCACCTGGACCCGGTGTTCGTGCAGAAGGTGCTGGCCCGCATCGCCGAACGGGTGGCCGAGGCGGTGGACCGCATGCGGACCTCCCCCGACCCCATCCCGGTGGTCGCCGTGGGCGGCGGCTCCATCCTGCTGCCCGACGAGCTCCCGATCTTCGGCCGGGTGCACCGTCCGGAGAACTACTCCGTGGCCAACGCCATCGGCGCCTCCATCGCCCAGGTCGGCGGCGAGATCGACAAGATCATCGCCATCGAGCCGAGCCGGCGGCAGGAGACCATCGCCGCGGTGAAGCAGGAGGCGGTGGAGAAGGCCGTGGCGGCCGGCGCCCGGGCGGAAACCGTCGACATCGTCGACTTCGACGAGGTGCCCATCCCCTACCTGCCCGGCAACGCCACCCGCATCCGGGTCAAGGCCGTCGGCGATCTCGAGATGGACGCACGATGA
- a CDS encoding oxidoreductase yields MSTWLITGCSTGLGRAFADAVLARGDNAVVTARDVTAVQDLADAHPETALAVALDVTDDAQVHAAVQAAQDRFGGIDVLVNNAGYGYRAAVEEGEDGPVRELFDTHVFGTVRTIKAVLPGMRERGSGTIVNLSSIGARISPEGSGYYAAVKAAIEALTLSLRKELAPLGITAMVVEPGGFRTDFAGRSLRQSAEAIPAYADTAGKRRKENDTVHGTQKGDPTKAAAALIEAVECAEPPFMLLLGNDASDGFRAALDALRSEVDTWETLSRSTDFDD; encoded by the coding sequence ATGTCCACCTGGCTCATCACCGGTTGCTCCACCGGCCTCGGTCGCGCGTTCGCCGACGCCGTCCTGGCCCGCGGTGACAACGCGGTCGTCACCGCCCGCGACGTCACCGCCGTGCAGGATCTCGCCGACGCCCACCCGGAGACCGCGCTGGCGGTGGCCCTCGACGTCACCGACGACGCGCAGGTCCACGCGGCGGTGCAGGCTGCGCAGGACCGCTTCGGCGGGATCGACGTGCTCGTCAACAACGCCGGTTACGGCTATCGCGCCGCGGTGGAGGAGGGGGAGGACGGCCCCGTCCGGGAGCTGTTCGACACCCACGTGTTCGGCACCGTGCGCACCATCAAGGCCGTCCTGCCGGGCATGCGCGAGCGCGGCTCGGGCACCATCGTCAACCTGTCGTCGATCGGCGCCCGCATCTCCCCGGAGGGATCGGGGTACTACGCCGCGGTCAAGGCCGCGATCGAGGCGCTGACCCTCTCGCTGCGCAAGGAGCTGGCGCCCCTGGGCATCACCGCCATGGTGGTCGAGCCCGGTGGGTTCCGGACGGACTTCGCCGGGCGTTCGCTGCGGCAGTCGGCCGAGGCGATCCCGGCCTACGCGGACACCGCCGGCAAGCGCCGCAAGGAGAACGACACGGTGCACGGCACCCAGAAGGGCGACCCGACCAAGGCCGCCGCGGCGCTCATCGAGGCGGTGGAGTGCGCGGAGCCGCCGTTCATGCTGCTGCTCGGCAACGACGCCTCCGACGGGTTCCGCGCCGCGCTCGACGCGCTGCGCAGTGAGGTCGACACTTGGGAGACCCTGTCCCGCAGCACCGATTTCGACGACTGA
- a CDS encoding DUF1684 domain-containing protein produces the protein MADPHPSSPSTDTATATATAAAAAAHLAWQQERLQQVSGPVGNTALIDYQPVGAEPAAVRGLPATVRRVPGENGVRVTPTGPVRLHTAAGVTPLTGETLVNRLGVEGLPLLSSGGITVDVFGLDATAVELRIYDAAAPTRLAFAGIEVAEYDPRWAVDAVFRSSGEIQRVPWGFTRASDDGHTKAVPGTVEATIEGVPSVFTVFADGNHLVLVFADATTGRSSYAPGRFLRFPAVPDGAALTLDFNRAIVPPCGFSDFYSCPIPPAENRIAAAVVAGELRARRSGEQSSH, from the coding sequence ATGGCCGACCCGCACCCGTCCTCGCCCTCCACAGACACCGCCACAGCCACAGCCACAGCCGCAGCCGCAGCCGCGCATCTCGCCTGGCAGCAGGAGCGCCTGCAGCAGGTGTCCGGTCCGGTCGGCAACACCGCGCTGATCGACTACCAGCCCGTCGGGGCCGAACCGGCGGCGGTGCGCGGACTCCCGGCCACGGTGCGGCGGGTCCCCGGTGAGAACGGCGTCCGCGTCACCCCCACCGGGCCGGTCCGGCTGCACACGGCCGCCGGCGTCACCCCGCTGACCGGGGAGACCCTGGTAAACCGGCTGGGCGTCGAGGGCCTCCCGCTGTTGAGCTCGGGCGGGATCACCGTGGACGTCTTCGGGCTCGACGCCACCGCCGTCGAACTGCGCATCTACGACGCCGCCGCCCCCACCCGGCTCGCCTTCGCCGGGATCGAGGTCGCCGAGTACGACCCGCGCTGGGCGGTCGACGCGGTGTTCCGTTCGTCCGGCGAGATCCAGCGCGTGCCCTGGGGGTTCACCCGCGCGTCGGACGACGGCCACACCAAGGCCGTGCCCGGCACCGTCGAGGCGACCATCGAGGGAGTCCCCTCCGTCTTTACCGTCTTCGCCGACGGGAACCACCTGGTGCTGGTGTTCGCGGACGCCACCACCGGGCGGAGCAGCTACGCCCCCGGCCGTTTCCTGCGCTTCCCGGCCGTGCCCGACGGCGCCGCCCTCACCCTGGACTTCAACCGGGCGATCGTGCCGCCCTGCGGGTTCAGCGACTTCTACTCGTGCCCGATCCCGCCGGCGGAGAACCGCATCGCGGCCGCCGTCGTGGCCGGTGAGCTCCGAGCCCGGCGATCCGGCGAGCAGAGTTCGCACTGA
- a CDS encoding sugar phosphate isomerase/epimerase family protein, whose amino-acid sequence MTIGLGTYAYFWRASDQAETPMSLGQMIADTAEQGVGVFQICDYPAVAALDDEALEALRRQAERGGVRLELGTRGVVPQHLSRYLELARRLDAVIVRSMLNTADHRPGITEAVDLLGEVLPAYERAGVRIALETYEQVSSTDLVDLVRTVDSPALGICSDPANCVAALELPADVIDRVAPYVVNMHIKDFRFTRQDGWVGFTLVGAPLGEGLLDYRAMIERIDPAARGLSQIIEHWLPWQGTPGATCALEQQWTDHNLSYLRSAS is encoded by the coding sequence GTGACGATCGGACTGGGCACCTACGCCTACTTCTGGCGCGCCTCGGATCAGGCGGAGACGCCGATGAGCCTCGGGCAGATGATCGCGGACACCGCCGAGCAGGGCGTCGGCGTCTTCCAGATCTGCGACTACCCGGCTGTCGCCGCGCTCGACGACGAGGCCCTGGAGGCGTTGCGCCGGCAGGCCGAGCGTGGGGGAGTACGGCTGGAGCTGGGGACGAGAGGGGTCGTCCCGCAGCACCTGTCGCGCTACCTGGAGTTGGCCCGACGGCTGGACGCGGTGATCGTGCGGTCGATGCTGAACACCGCCGACCACCGGCCGGGCATCACCGAGGCGGTCGATCTGCTCGGCGAGGTGCTGCCGGCGTACGAACGGGCCGGGGTCCGCATCGCCCTGGAGACCTACGAGCAGGTGTCGTCCACCGATCTGGTCGACCTGGTCCGCACCGTGGACAGCCCGGCCCTGGGCATCTGCTCCGACCCGGCGAACTGCGTGGCGGCGCTCGAACTGCCGGCCGACGTGATCGACCGGGTGGCTCCGTACGTGGTGAACATGCACATCAAGGACTTTCGCTTCACCCGCCAGGACGGTTGGGTCGGCTTCACGCTGGTCGGCGCGCCGCTCGGTGAGGGCCTGCTGGACTACCGCGCGATGATCGAGCGGATCGACCCGGCGGCCCGCGGGCTGAGCCAGATCATCGAGCACTGGTTGCCGTGGCAGGGCACCCCCGGGGCGACCTGCGCCCTGGAACAGCAGTGGACCGACCACAACCTTTCCTACCTGAGGAGCGCGTCATGA
- a CDS encoding FadR/GntR family transcriptional regulator, translating to MTPPAAEAFQPSPVERYSTVGAVAKQLLTHLTTGHFAPGTRLPAERTLAASLGVARSTLREAMAALDVLGIVEVRPGSGSYLTSDSSEMLPQALKWSLLLGQPRTRDLIEVREYLEVITARLAAARATEEGIARLGVHMDGMRSAGGDVEAFVRADIAFHLEAAHLAGNTVLQDILHSVRSLLQVWFDRTLRVPGTLEETLLEHEAVFQAIGSRSPELAEERMKALMDAADRRLTASMADLD from the coding sequence GTGACGCCACCCGCGGCCGAGGCGTTCCAGCCGTCGCCGGTGGAGCGCTACTCCACGGTGGGCGCCGTGGCCAAACAGCTGCTGACCCACCTGACCACCGGCCACTTCGCGCCCGGCACCCGACTCCCCGCCGAACGCACCCTGGCCGCCTCGCTGGGCGTGGCCCGGTCCACGCTGCGGGAGGCGATGGCCGCCCTGGACGTCCTGGGCATCGTCGAGGTGCGCCCCGGGTCCGGCTCCTACCTGACGTCGGACAGCTCGGAGATGCTGCCGCAGGCGCTGAAGTGGAGCCTGCTGCTCGGCCAGCCCCGGACCCGGGACCTCATCGAGGTGCGGGAGTACCTCGAGGTGATCACCGCCCGGCTGGCCGCCGCCCGGGCCACCGAGGAGGGCATCGCCCGACTCGGCGTGCACATGGACGGGATGCGTTCGGCCGGCGGGGATGTCGAGGCGTTCGTCCGGGCCGACATCGCCTTCCATCTCGAGGCCGCGCACCTGGCCGGGAACACCGTGCTGCAGGACATCCTGCACAGCGTCCGATCGCTCCTGCAGGTCTGGTTCGACCGCACCCTGCGCGTCCCCGGCACCCTGGAGGAGACCCTGCTCGAGCACGAGGCGGTGTTCCAGGCGATCGGCAGCCGCTCCCCCGAACTCGCCGAGGAGCGGATGAAGGCCCTGATGGACGCGGCCGACCGGCGGTTGACCGCCTCCATGGCCGACCTGGACTGA
- a CDS encoding DUF917 domain-containing protein: protein MSWQLTAADLPDLARGATLLGTGGGGDPYIGSKLVEQALGAGSITVLDPGDPADLPDDAFVIPTAQMGAPTVMIEKIPAGTEPTLALRTLEEHLGRTADATMPIECGGINSMIPFVVAAETGLPVVDADGMGRAFPELSMETFAVYGVHGSPLALAGERGEKIVIDTGDDDRQLEWLARAVTIRLGGVGHIAEYAMSGADVRRTAVPRTISMALSLGRAIRIAREDKRSPFDAIQKVLAPTLYHHVVDLFEGKIVDVERRTTEGFARGRVRIAPTGSGAELEISFQNENLTAHRDGELLAIVPDLICVLDHETAEPITTERLRYGQRVRVLGISTPDLMRTPEALVTFGPVAFGLSEDFVPVERIARTAGAAL, encoded by the coding sequence ATGAGCTGGCAGCTGACCGCCGCCGATCTGCCCGATCTCGCCCGCGGCGCCACCCTGCTCGGCACCGGCGGCGGAGGGGACCCGTACATCGGCTCCAAGCTGGTCGAGCAGGCGCTGGGCGCCGGCTCGATCACCGTGCTCGACCCCGGTGACCCGGCCGATCTGCCCGACGACGCGTTCGTCATCCCGACCGCCCAGATGGGCGCGCCCACGGTGATGATCGAGAAGATCCCGGCCGGCACCGAGCCGACGCTCGCGCTGCGCACCCTCGAGGAGCACCTCGGGCGTACGGCGGACGCCACCATGCCCATCGAGTGCGGCGGGATCAACTCGATGATCCCGTTCGTGGTCGCGGCGGAGACCGGCCTGCCGGTGGTCGACGCCGACGGGATGGGCCGGGCCTTCCCGGAGCTGTCCATGGAGACCTTCGCGGTCTACGGCGTGCACGGGTCGCCGCTGGCCCTGGCCGGCGAGCGGGGCGAGAAGATCGTCATCGACACCGGTGACGACGACCGCCAGCTGGAGTGGCTCGCCCGCGCGGTCACCATCCGCCTCGGCGGCGTCGGGCACATCGCCGAGTACGCGATGAGCGGCGCCGACGTCCGGCGCACCGCCGTCCCGCGGACCATCTCGATGGCCCTGTCCCTCGGCCGGGCCATCCGGATCGCCCGGGAGGACAAGCGCTCTCCGTTCGACGCTATCCAGAAGGTGCTCGCCCCCACCCTCTACCACCACGTGGTCGACCTGTTCGAGGGCAAGATCGTGGACGTAGAACGGCGGACCACCGAGGGCTTCGCCCGGGGTCGGGTCCGCATCGCGCCGACCGGGTCCGGCGCGGAGCTCGAGATCTCCTTCCAGAACGAGAATCTCACCGCCCACCGGGACGGGGAGCTGCTGGCGATCGTGCCCGACCTGATCTGCGTGCTGGACCACGAGACCGCCGAGCCGATCACCACCGAACGGCTGCGGTACGGCCAGCGGGTGCGGGTGCTGGGCATCTCCACCCCGGACCTGATGCGCACACCCGAGGCCCTGGTCA
- a CDS encoding phosphogluconate dehydrogenase C-terminal domain-containing protein: MTVAPDTRTDSLTIAVIGAGGKMGMRVSNNLQRTGHTVHYSENSPAGRDRVSEQGREITDSDTAVAQADVVILAVPDRILGAVSADLVPKMRSGSIVLTLDPAAAYAGLLAEREDICFAVAHPCHPSVFYQRTTAEQWADTFGGIAAPQEVVAALEAGTDEQRAAAETVIRAMYAPVVDVHWVTVKQLAVLEPTLVETVACMIGALLNEALQETVHTVGVPEPAAKAMLFGHIQVALANGLRGDNPFSEACLIAMDYGRDTLIKPDWKKIFDDSELNGNIARMLKLDVDAVTPKA; encoded by the coding sequence ATGACCGTTGCACCCGACACCCGCACCGATTCCCTGACCATCGCCGTCATCGGCGCCGGCGGCAAGATGGGCATGCGGGTCTCCAACAACCTGCAGCGCACCGGGCACACCGTGCACTACAGCGAGAACTCGCCGGCCGGTCGCGACCGGGTCAGCGAGCAGGGTCGGGAGATCACCGACTCCGACACCGCCGTCGCCCAGGCCGATGTGGTCATCCTGGCCGTGCCCGACCGCATCCTCGGCGCGGTGTCGGCCGACCTCGTCCCGAAGATGCGATCCGGCAGCATCGTGCTCACCCTGGACCCGGCCGCGGCCTACGCCGGTCTGCTGGCCGAGCGGGAGGACATCTGCTTCGCCGTCGCCCACCCCTGCCACCCGTCGGTGTTCTACCAGCGGACCACGGCCGAGCAGTGGGCCGACACCTTCGGTGGCATCGCCGCGCCGCAGGAGGTCGTGGCCGCCCTCGAGGCCGGCACCGACGAGCAGCGCGCCGCCGCCGAGACCGTCATCCGGGCCATGTACGCGCCGGTGGTCGACGTGCACTGGGTGACGGTCAAGCAGCTCGCCGTCCTCGAGCCCACCCTGGTCGAGACGGTCGCCTGCATGATCGGCGCCCTGCTCAACGAGGCCCTGCAGGAGACAGTGCACACCGTCGGCGTCCCCGAGCCCGCCGCCAAGGCGATGCTCTTCGGACACATCCAGGTGGCCCTGGCCAACGGCCTGCGCGGCGACAACCCCTTCTCCGAGGCCTGTCTCATCGCCATGGACTACGGCCGCGACACCCTGATCAAGCCGGACTGGAAGAAGATCTTCGACGACAGCGAGCTCAACGGGAACATCGCCCGCATGCTCAAGCTCGACGTGGACGCGGTCACGCCCAAGGCGTGA
- a CDS encoding purine-cytosine permease family protein — MAAGATSSAHIDDYTLSRVPTTDRRHWFPIAVQRFGQISALSQFLLGATLGYGMSFSNAFLAILLGSIIVEVIMCLVGIIAQREGLNTALLARWTGFGEVGASIVGLAVGISLIGWFGIQSAIAADSLGSLMPGAMPGWAWSLICGLAVTAIVAFGFKGMQVLANITVPLFLVLVAWSVIAELSRHDLGDLLSSAPAGPQISILTGSGIVAGGVIVGAIITGDMTRFNRTPADVVKQTVVGVSLGEFVIGLSGVLLAHAARSGDIVAIVTSSIGFIGLLIVITGTLKINDWNLYSASLGLLNFVSVAFRRQLHRVPATVILGVAGTVLAAAGILENFMQFLIVLSVVFPPIAGIMVAEYFVVRRWRPDLESSRQSGALPATAPRLVPATLIIWALSSVIGYFVTWGIPSVLSLVLSMVLYIVAGRLGLVTGMGETRTPEKAAERTTV, encoded by the coding sequence ATGGCGGCAGGCGCCACGAGCAGTGCCCACATCGACGACTACACCCTGTCACGGGTGCCGACGACCGACCGGAGGCACTGGTTCCCCATCGCCGTCCAGCGGTTCGGGCAGATCTCGGCCCTGTCGCAGTTCCTGCTGGGCGCCACCCTCGGCTACGGCATGAGCTTCAGCAACGCCTTCCTGGCCATCCTGCTCGGCTCGATCATCGTCGAGGTGATCATGTGCCTGGTCGGCATCATCGCCCAGCGCGAGGGGCTGAACACCGCACTGCTGGCCCGCTGGACCGGCTTCGGCGAGGTCGGCGCGTCCATCGTGGGTCTGGCCGTCGGCATCAGCCTGATCGGCTGGTTCGGCATCCAGTCGGCCATCGCCGCCGACTCGCTCGGCTCGCTGATGCCCGGCGCGATGCCCGGGTGGGCCTGGAGCCTGATCTGCGGCCTGGCCGTCACCGCCATCGTGGCGTTCGGGTTCAAGGGCATGCAGGTGCTCGCCAACATCACCGTGCCGCTGTTCCTCGTCCTGGTCGCCTGGTCCGTCATCGCCGAGCTGTCCCGGCACGACCTGGGTGACCTGCTGTCCAGCGCACCGGCCGGGCCGCAGATCTCCATCCTCACCGGATCGGGCATCGTGGCCGGCGGCGTCATCGTCGGCGCGATCATCACCGGCGACATGACCCGGTTCAACCGCACCCCGGCCGATGTCGTCAAGCAGACCGTGGTCGGGGTGAGCCTGGGCGAGTTCGTCATCGGGCTGTCCGGCGTCCTGCTGGCCCACGCCGCCCGCAGCGGCGACATCGTCGCCATCGTGACGTCGTCCATCGGTTTCATCGGGCTGCTCATCGTCATCACCGGCACGCTCAAGATCAACGACTGGAACCTCTACTCCGCGTCGCTGGGCCTGCTCAACTTCGTGTCGGTGGCCTTCCGCCGCCAGCTGCATCGCGTCCCGGCCACCGTCATCCTGGGTGTGGCCGGCACCGTGCTGGCCGCGGCCGGCATCCTCGAGAACTTCATGCAGTTCCTGATCGTGCTGTCGGTCGTCTTCCCGCCCATCGCCGGGATCATGGTCGCCGAGTACTTCGTGGTCCGCCGTTGGCGGCCGGACCTGGAGTCGAGCCGGCAGAGCGGGGCGCTGCCCGCCACCGCACCGCGGCTGGTCCCGGCCACCCTGATCATCTGGGCGCTGTCGTCGGTCATCGGCTACTTCGTCACCTGGGGCATCCCGTCGGTGCTGAGCCTGGTGCTGTCGATGGTGCTGTACATCGTCGCCGGCCGGCTCGGCCTGGTGACCGGTATGGGGGAGACCCGGACGCCGGAGAAGGCCGCGGAGCGCACCACCGTCTGA